From Candidatus Acidiferrales bacterium:
ACGAAAAGTGGGCAAATTGGGCACAAGACGGTCCCAAGCGTCGTCAGCGTGTTAACTCTTTAAGTGAATAAACTGACATGTCAGTCTAGTATAAGGCCTTTTTGAAGAGCCTCCTTTTTTGCCCTTTCGAGGCAGTTTTCCCTCTAAGCTTCGGCCCGTTTTGACTCCGCGGCTTTTGCCGCTTACACTGCTTTGGTTACTATGCGGCGTTATTCCACAAGCACTTCCGGCTTTCAGTTCGATTGGGACTGGTCCATCACACCCGCGATCAAGTTTCTAGTGCTTGCTTGCACCGCTGTTTTTCTTCTTCAGGAGTTGTCCCGCGTGTTTTTTGGCCCGGCTGGATGGAATTTCTGGCTTCTTTATTTCGGGTTGGTTCCGAAATATACGATTCACGGCTTCATCTGGCAGCCATTTACCTATCTTTTTTTGCACGAAGGCGTCTGGCACATCCTGATCAACATGTTCGTGCTGTGGATGTTTGGGCGCAGCGTCGAGCGGGCGTGGGGTCAGCGGCGGTTCTACATTTATTATTTTCTTTGCGGCATCGGCGCCGGCATTATCAATGTGATTGTGAAGACGATTTTGGATCCGCACGGCCTGGGCACTTCGACGATTCCGACGATTGGCGCGTCCGGAGCGATCTACGGCGTGCTGATTGCGGCCGCCGTTTTGTTTCCGCAGATGCGGGTTCTGCTGATTCCGTTTCCCGTGGCGATCTCGATGCGCGTCTACGTTGGGATCATGGTGATGATCGAGTTTTTTGGCACGCTGGGCGCCGGCGGAGATAACGTTAGCCACATCTGCCATCTTGGCGGCATGCTCGTGGGCTACCTTTATCTGCGAAGAGGATCATATCTTTACTCCTACCGTAATCGCGTTTCCGATTGGAAGCGCAG
This genomic window contains:
- a CDS encoding rhomboid family intramembrane serine protease, whose product is MRRYSTSTSGFQFDWDWSITPAIKFLVLACTAVFLLQELSRVFFGPAGWNFWLLYFGLVPKYTIHGFIWQPFTYLFLHEGVWHILINMFVLWMFGRSVERAWGQRRFYIYYFLCGIGAGIINVIVKTILDPHGLGTSTIPTIGASGAIYGVLIAAAVLFPQMRVLLIPFPVAISMRVYVGIMVMIEFFGTLGAGGDNVSHICHLGGMLVGYLYLRRGSYLYSYRNRVSDWKRRRMLRKFEVYQKRHRDEPPPPPDNWVN